From a region of the Leucoraja erinacea ecotype New England chromosome 6, Leri_hhj_1, whole genome shotgun sequence genome:
- the LOC129697788 gene encoding P2Y purinoceptor 8-like, protein MNISGLASSTLEMLTNSMLHHTLPTIYLAIFLISTPLNALSLWLLCCRMWPKTPTMIFSINLAVSDLLYSLTLPFQMAYHWNWNNWLVGEPLCRLVTVLFYGNMHCSILTVMLISVERYLGIVHPLRTSHLRTIRAAAVLCVATWFFVLTVHAPLIYSELTYNVTALNITTCFDVMRRNMFPSINLFYLYYSIQILLFFLLPFTIMVVCYSKIIRALLKTSAKEMRESRKQIVYLTVVVLLVFTICYLPTQIILIIHFVLSRQGRPIYVVYKLSLALCGLNGCFDPLLYYFASKEFRRKTQKLCPCIPVDEGDKTLSNTMQALSPKGSQ, encoded by the coding sequence ATGAATATAAGTGGGTTGGCGAGCAGCACGCTGGAGATGCTGACCAACTCCATGTTGCACCACACCTTGCCCACCATCTACCTGGCCATCTTCCTCATCAGCACCCCCCTCAATGCCCTCTCCCTCTGGCTCCTCTGCTGCCGCATGTGGCCCAAGACGCCCACCATGATCTTCTCCATCAACCTGGCCGTCTCCGACCTGCTCTACAGCCTGACCCTGCCCTTCCAGATGGCCTACCACTGGAACTGGAACAACTGGCTGGTCGGCGAGCCCCTCTGCCGGCTGGTGACCGTCCTCTTCTACGGCAACATGCACTGCTCCATCCTGACCGTCATGCTGATCAGCGTGGAGCGCTACCTGGGCATCGTCCACCCGCTGCGCACATCGCACCTCCGCACCATCAGGGCGGCCGCCGTCCTCTGTGTCGCCACCTGGTTCTTTGTCCTCACCGTCCACGCGCCCCTCATCTACTCCGAGCTGACCTACAACGTCACGGCCTTGAACATCACCACCTGCTTTGACGTCATGAGGCGCAACATGTTCCCCTCCATCAATTTATTCTACCTGTACTACTCAATTCAAATCCTTCTCTTCTTCCTGCTCCCGTTCACCATCATGGTGGTGTGCTACTCCAAGATCATCAGGGCCTTGTTGAAGACCTCGGCGAAGGAGATGAGGGAGTCGAGGAAGCAGATAGTCTACCTGACAGTTGTGGTGCTGTTGGTCTTCACCATCTGCTACCTGCCCACCCAGATCATCTTGATCATCCATTTTGTGCTCTCCCGCCAGGGCAGGCCGATCTATGTTGTCTACAAGCTCTCCCTCGCTCTGTGCGGCCTCAACGGCTGCTTCGACCCACTGCTGTACTACTTTGCCTCGAAGGAGTTCCGGAGGAAGACGCAGAAACTGTGCCCGTGCATTCCCGTCGATGAAGGCGACAAGACTTTGAGTAACACTATGCAAGCTCTGTCTCCCAAGGGCAGTCAGTAG